The genomic DNA ggagactcTTCAATTCGGACGATGAAAAATTGGATTTAAAATGTGCTGAGCCGGTGAGCagcgagagggaggaggagagttcTGCAGACAGTGAAGCCGAGGGCTTTTCAGACCCCAACAACAGTTCATTGAACCCCAAAGCCAAGAAACCCTCCCCGGCCTCCCAGGAGCCGCTGTCCGCCGGCAATTCGGCCGGGAAGAGCCGGCGGCGTCGGACCGCTTTCACCAGCGAACAGCTGCTGGAGCTGGAGAAAGAGTTTCACTGTAAGAAATATCTGTCCCTCACCGAGAGGTCCCAGATCGCCCACGCCCTCAAACTCAGCGAGGTCCAGGTGAAGATCTGGTTCCAGAACCGCCGAGCCAAGTGGAAACGGATCAAAGCCGGAAACGTCAGCAACAGGTCGGGGGAACCGGTCAGGAACCCCAAGATTGTGGTCCCCATCCCGGTCCACGTCAATAGATTCGCGGTCAGGAGTCAGCACCAGCAAATAGACCAGAGCCCCAGACCCTGAACCTACCGCCCAAAACTCTCCAAAAAGTACAAAAACATTTCAGCAAAAAAGCACAAagtaacccccccccctcccctcctcccatctccccccaaacctacccccctcccctcctcccatctccccccccaaacctacccccctcccctcctcccatctccccccccaaacctacccccctcccctcctcccatctccccccccaaacctacccccctcccctcctcccatctccccccctccactcctcccatctccccccaaacctacccccctcccctcctcccatctccccccccaaacctacccccctcccctcctcccatctccccccgcaaacctacccccctcccctcctcccatctccccccctccactcctcccatctccccccaaacctactcccctcccctcctcccatctcccccccaaacctaccccccctcccctcctcccatctcccccctccactcctcccatctccccccaaacctacccccctcccctcctcccatctccccccaaacctacccccctcccctcctcccatctcccccccaaacctacccccctcccctcctcccatctccccccaaacctacccccctcccctcctcccatctccccccccaaacatacccccctcccctcctcccatctccccccctccactcctcccatctcccccccaaacctacccccctcccctcctcccatctcccccccaaacctacccccctcccctcctcccatctccccccccaaacctaccccctcccctcctcccatctcctcccctccactcctcccatctccccccaaacctacccccctcccctcctcccatctcccccccaaacctacccccctcccctcctcccatctccccccccaaacctacccccctcccctcctcccatctccccccctccactcctcccatctccccccaaacctacccccctcccctcctcccatctccccccccaaacctacccccctcccctcctcccatctcccccccaaacctacccccctcccctcctcccatctccccccccaaacctacccccctcccctcctcccatctccccccaaacctacccccctcccctcctcccatctcccccccaaacctacccccctcccctcctcccatctccccccccaaacctacccccctcccctcctcccatctcccccccaaacgtacccccctcccctcctcccatctccccccctcccctcctcccatctcccccccaaacgtacccccctcccctcctcccatctcccccccaaacctacccccctcccctcctcccatctccccccaaacctacccccctcccctcctcccatctcccccccaaacctaccccccctcccctcctcccatctcccccccctccactcctcccatctccccccaaacctaccccccctcccctcctcccatctcccccccaaacctaccccccctcccctcctcccatctcccccccctccactcctcccatctccccccaaacctacccccctcccctcctcccatctcccccccaaacctacccccctcccctcctcccatctcccccccaaacctacccccctcccctcctcccatctcccccccacccctcctcccatctcccccccaaacctacccccccaccccacccccaccccctctcaccccttccccccaccccccccccccccccccccccgggaggcggggcacagtccgatcccagcaATGCGATTCCTGCCGCCTCGCCCCTTCCTGAGGCGGATTGGGGTCCAGGGTCAGACTCGgatctcggggggtcggggttctACAGGTTGATCTCTCTGTgctggaggaggccactcggctcATCGTCCCCCTGCTGGCTCTTTGTCTAACTGACCCCCGCTGAGctgctcttccccccccccaccctgtctgacccccctcccccaccctgtctgacccccctcccccaccctgtctgaccccccctcccccaccctgtctgacgccccacccccaccctgtctgacccccctcccccaccccgatatcccccacccccaccctgtctgacccccccctcccccaccctgtctgacgccccacccccaccctgtctgacccccctcccccaccctgtctgacccccccctccccctcactcacactgtctgacccccccctcccccaccctgtctgacccccctcccccaccctgtctgacccccctcccccaccctgtctgaccccccacccccaccctgtctgacccccccctcccccaccctgtctgacgccccacccccaccctgtctgaccccccctcccccaccctgtctgaccccccctcccccaccctgtctgacccccccctcccccaccctgtctgacccccctcccccaccctgtctgacccccctcccccaccctgtctgaccccccacccccaccctgtctgaccccccacccccaccctccctgcctGTTGCCTCCCGCCGCCTGGATGTCTCCGCCCTGGGACGAGCCTGAATGAATTCTGTCTAAAACTCTCAGCAAAGTGCAACCGGACAGCAGGAGTTCAGACCTGGCGGGAGGGAACGGCCAGGATTGTCTGGtccagaggaagggagagagagagagagagagaggccggagaGGGGTCAGCAGGCCGGACACTGGCCGGGGAGATGAGGGAGCGAGTGGCCGGCTCCTTGTCCCGTTCCCCCGCCCAGGCTCAGCGACCTGATGCCGGGCTCCTGGTACGAAGGTGTCTGGGTGCTCGGCAGCACTGAGACTctgaatttatttatttaaagacCCCCCACCCGGTATtccagggtgggggggatgtgtaaATAGCAAACCCGTCCTCGATGTAATATCTGTACATTTTCGTGATTTCAATAAATTAATATTTTCTATGTATAGTGAGAATTGTTCAATCGCCTGTTGTCGGAAACCAAGTGATGAAAAAACAGAGTTTGAATTAGTCATTTTACAGCCTGAatctctgaagagagagagagagggacggggtcGCTGCCCTAACACTCGGTTAGATTTAGAAACTGGTCCCTCCGTTCAAACTACCCCAAATATTACCGACAGGAGAACAGACCAGAGtcctgagacagagggaggggagcacagacagacggagggagggagagacagagaggcagtacCTGAAGGGAGAGAGGCGACAGGGACCGTACAGACAGGCACGGCTGGTCTGTGCTTTCAGCATCATAGAGTGAATATGCAACAGCCacacaggaaaaaaaaaacatccagagagagagacagagagagagactagaatATATAAACTAAAACATCCCGAGAGTGAGAAACTAAAGAAAGAGCAAGGAGAAATGGGCAGACTAAAAGAATGTGGGGGAAATAatgagtgagagaagcagaggcAGAAACATATAGAGATGCTGATGACCTCATTAGCTGAGttacccacaccctgtaccccagATGAAGACCCTCACCTTTACAACTCCACCTCAGtcctgttttttattcattcatgggatgtgggcttcactggctgggccagcatttattgcccatccctagttgcccttgagaaggtggtggtgagctgccttgttgaacagctgcagtccatgtggtgtaggtacacccacagtgcttttagggagtgtATCCGGTGTAAATCTTTCACAGTGAAAATAAATCATTCCTGTTCTAAATTTCTAGTTCACCAGTTGGCTGTGCTCCCTTCGCTAACTGCATCTCTGTGTACTTCACCATGTACCTAGaatgctgtgaacagttttggtctccttatctaaggaaagatatactgacattggaggcagtccagagaagttgatcccgggtatggagggattttcttatgaggagaggttgagtaggttgggcctgtactcattggagtttagaagaatgagagacgaccttattgaaacatacaagattcttaggaggcttgacagggtagatgctgagaggttgtttcaccttgtgggagagtctaggaccagaggacataatctcagagtaagggatcacccatttaaaacagagatgaggaggaatttcttctctcagatggtagtcaatctgtggaattctttaccacagagggctgtagaggctgggtcatcaaatatattcaaggctgagatagacagatttttaatcagtaagagaatcaagggttatggggaaaaggcaggaaagtggagttgaggattatcagatcagccatgatctcattgaatggtggagcagactctgTAGGCCAGCTTCTCTGTCTTATAATCTTTTAGTCTAATTCAGCATGTACCTATGTAGTTCACTGTGTACTTGTGTACTTCACCATGTACCTGTGTACTACACCATGTACCTGTGTACTTCACCATGTACCTGTGCACTTCACCGTGGACCTGTGTACTTCACTGTGTACCTGTGTACTTCACCATGTATCTGTGTACTACAACATGTACCTGTGCACTTCACCATGTACCTGTGTACTACACCATGTACCTGTGCACTTAACCATGTACCTGTGTACTTCACAGCGTACCTGTGTTCTTCACCATGTATCTGTGTACTAGACCATGTGCCTGTGTAATTTACCATGTTGCTGTGTTCTTCACCATGTACCTGTGCACTTCACCATGTACCTGTGTACTTCACTGTGTACCTGTATACTTCACCATGTACTTGTGTACTTCACCATGTATCTGTGCACTTAACCATGTACCTGTGTACTTCACAGCATACCTGTGTACTTCACCATGTATCTGTGTACTAGACCATGTGCCTGTGTAATTTACCATGTTGCTGTGTTCTTCACCATGTACCTGTGCACTTCACCATGTACCTGTGTACTTCACTGTGTACCTGTATACTTCACCATGTACTTGTGTACTTCACCATGTATCT from Carcharodon carcharias isolate sCarCar2 chromosome 6, sCarCar2.pri, whole genome shotgun sequence includes the following:
- the gbx1 gene encoding homeobox protein GBX-1, whose product is MQRPNGQGTAFSIDSLIGSPQPRSGHLLYTGYPMFMPYRPVVIPQTLPHSPLPSGIPPLTPLASFASRLTNSFCASLSQGVPSMVALTTALPSFSDSAESYYSAQELAVPRSSPESSSRRQDSADTEEQGAPDKAAELLHLTDSYPGLTGTGRLFNSDDEKLDLKCAEPVSSEREEESSADSEAEGFSDPNNSSLNPKAKKPSPASQEPLSAGNSAGKSRRRRTAFTSEQLLELEKEFHCKKYLSLTERSQIAHALKLSEVQVKIWFQNRRAKWKRIKAGNVSNRSGEPVRNPKIVVPIPVHVNRFAVRSQHQQIDQSPRP